The window ATAAATATCGTAGATGCGACATTACCCCCAATGGTGATACCACCTCCTGAAGAACTGCTTGCCCTGTCACAAGCTGCTATGATTGGTGCTATTTCTGAAGTTGAGCAGGAAATTATCCGACTCCAGCAATTAAACCCTGAATATACTGCTTTTGTGACCAGAGTATTGCAACTTGCCGAAGAATTTGAATATGAAGAAATTGTAAACTTAGTTGACTGCTATTTAATATAGCGTTTCTCTATTTGGTGAGGTACAACGTAGTTGGCTTTAAGGCAGAAGGCAGAGGGCAAAGGGCAGAAGTTGAGTGTAATCCACTTATTTGAGAACCGCTATAAAAGAATCAAGATGAGTGTGAAAATTCCGGTAAACCTCGCAGCTCTCTCATGAAACCCTAACTCATGAGAAAAGGAGGTCTACCGTACTCACCAGATTGTTTACGCAGTTACCTTCTTCTTCTGATGCTGCGTGCGATTCAAGCCGCTCAAGAACATCGGCACAAACTTCTCCATAAACGCCTGTGGATCGCGATTCCAAGCTCGCTGTGCTGCTGTAATTCGAGTCATCTGTAGCTCTGGAGCTATCAAGGTTTGGGGTAGGCGTTCCATTAAGTATTGGGGACGCTCCCAAACTGGCATGGTGTTAGCAATTTCCAGGAGATGGTTCATCCGCCGCAGTTCGGCACCTGCCATAATATCCATGCCCGATTCAAAAGCGGCCTGTTCAATGGCAATATACTTGCGCTTTGCTTGTTCCACCTTTTCTCTGTGTTCTGGGCTTTTCTTGGCGATTTGGGCTAACCAACGGTTTCCCCAGCGCACATGACCGGCTTCTTCTGGGAAAATCTGCTCGATGGTTTCCCTGATTTTGATGTTTTCCTCAGTTTGCGGTGCTTCTTTCAACGCCTGAATGTGACCCGAAAAATACTCACAACCCCGCTTTTCGGTGACATTAATGGCTGCCAACGCTGCAATGATAGCGTCTTCCTTTTGATTTTCTTGCTGATATTTATCTTGGTCTAGGAGTCGCTCAAATTCGCCAATATATGACACTCCAGGCGGTGTGCCGATGTCTGCGCCCAACTCCACCAGCAGATCGGTTAACCACACAGCATGACGCGCTTCGTCACACACATGATGAGACAAGTCGCGCACCAATTGCACCGGCTTACCATCGAGTTTTTCAATGACATCAGTGAGGTCTATGCAGCTATGTTGCTCGTTGAATCGGTAGCGGTTGAGGGTGATCAGGTGAATTTCGCGATCGCGCACCACGTTTCTCATGATGTCACGCGCACTCATCGAATTGTTGAATTTGCGGGGATAAGCAACTGTCATCGGTTTATATGTTCTTTTGTAAAGCTATTTATCTAATCGTAACGTAATTTTTCGGAGATGGAGCCGTTTAGATTCAGCCCTAGGTAAGGTTTTTAACCCAATTTGATGCGCTAAAATAAGAGTGCTGAACCCTACAATTCTTACTCATTTTTAGCGCAAGGATTCAAGACCTGTTTTTTCTAAGAAAAAGGCTATTTTAGGGCTACTTAAGCGTCCTGCTCATCAATTCATTGCTGAGTCAGCTTTACAATCTGTTACTTAACACCCATGAATAATTGTGAACGATGAACACAAAAAAACCACCCCTAAAGGTGGTTCATTGGGTCGTTTTTACCGACCGCTACCCAACTTCAAACTCAAGGATATGAAAGTTGGGCTTTGAGGGAATCAGCTAAAGCCTGAAACTAGACATCGTAGTAAAGAGAAAACTCATAAGGATGAGGACGCAGCCGCATCGGGTTGACCTCATTATCGAGTTTGTAGCTGATCCAATTTTCAATGAAGTCTTCGGTGAACACACCAGTGCTGGTCAAGAACCCATGGTCTTTCTCCAAACTCTCTAACGCATCTTCCAAAGAACCTGGTGTGGAAGGAATCTTGCTCAATTCCTCAGGGCTGAGGTCGTAGATATCCACATCCAGGGGTTCGCCTGGGTCGATTTCATTCTTAATCCCATCAATGCCAGCGCAAACCATCGCAGCAAAGGCGAGATAGGGATTGCAAGTCGCATCAGGGCAACGGAACTCTAAGCGCTTCGCCTTGGGATTTGTACCGGACAAGGGAATCCGAATCGAAGCCGAACGGTTACCTTGAGAGTAAGCCAAGTTCACCGGCGCTTCAAACCCAGGCACCAAACGCTTGTAAGAGTTGGTCGTCGGGTTCGTTAAAGCCAACAGGGCTGGGGCGTGCTTGAGAATACCACCGATGTAATTCAACGCCATCTTGCTCAGGTTGGCG of the Allocoleopsis franciscana PCC 7113 genome contains:
- a CDS encoding ferritin-like domain-containing protein, translated to MTVAYPRKFNNSMSARDIMRNVVRDREIHLITLNRYRFNEQHSCIDLTDVIEKLDGKPVQLVRDLSHHVCDEARHAVWLTDLLVELGADIGTPPGVSYIGEFERLLDQDKYQQENQKEDAIIAALAAINVTEKRGCEYFSGHIQALKEAPQTEENIKIRETIEQIFPEEAGHVRWGNRWLAQIAKKSPEHREKVEQAKRKYIAIEQAAFESGMDIMAGAELRRMNHLLEIANTMPVWERPQYLMERLPQTLIAPELQMTRITAAQRAWNRDPQAFMEKFVPMFLSGLNRTQHQKKKVTA